The region GGTGGCCGCCGCGGCCGATGTCTCGTCCGTGCCGTTGCTGCGCTCGGCGCGGCCGTCGGCGGAGTCCTTCGACGCCGGGTGCGTGCTGACGGGCAAGCGCGTCATCGCCTACGTCGACCCGGAGTACTCGAAGCGCACCGTGCCCGAGGGCGCCCACGTCGAGGCGGCGGGCAGCCACCGCGTCTACGCCGACGACGACAACGGCACGTACTCGTGCGACTTCACCGCGGTGCAGGGCAGCAGCGGGGGCGTCACCGAGAGCGTGAGCTTCGGCAGCTTCCCGAACGGCAGTGCGTCCTCGGTGCCCGACCCGTCGTGCGCGGACACCCTGTCGGCGTTCGGACGGTACCTGGACGCCGCCGGACTGCGCTGACCGGCGGCACCGACCCTGCCCGGCACGGGCGCCGCGTCGTCGTTCCCGCTGCCGCCTACGCTTGACCCGTGACCGCACCGACCGACGCCGCCGACCCGAGGGACGAACTCGCCGAGAGCCTCGACGCGTGGCGCACGCGGCCGGCGGCCCAGCAGCCGAGGTGGCCCGACGACGTCGCCCTGCGCGAGGTCGCGCTGACGCTCGCCGGCATGCCCCCGCTCGTGGTCGCCTCGGAGGTCGACCAGCTGCGCGAGCGCCTCGCCGCGGTGGCCCGGGGCGAGGCCTTCCTGCTGCAGGGCGGCGACTGCGCCGAGACGTTCGTGACGAGCTCGCAGGCCGACATCGCCGGCAAGGTGCGGGTGCTGCTGCAGATGTCGGTGGTGCTCACCTACGGCGCGTCCATGCCGGTGGTGAAGCTCGGCCGGATCGCCGGCCAGTACGCCAAGCCCCGGTCCTCGGATCTCGACCCGAGCGGCAAGCCGTCCTACCGCGGCGACATGGTCAACGACCTGCACGGCGAGCGGACGCCCGATCCGCGCCGCATCCTGCAGGCGTACTCGACGGCGGCATCGACGCTGAACCTGCTGCGCGCCTACGCCGGCGGTGGCCTGGCCGCCCTCGACCGCGTCCACGCGTGGAACACCGCGTTCGCGCGGACGACGCACACCGGCGCCCGGTACGAGAAGCTGGCCGCCGAGATCGACCGGGCGGTGCGCTTCATGCGCGCGTGCGGCGTCGACGACGCGGCGCTCGAGGGCGTCGAGCTCTACTCCTCGCACGAGGCGCTCATCCTCGAGTACGAGCGGGCGCTCACCCGCATCGAGGTCGACGGGCTCGACGGCGCCCGCGCCTACGACCTGTCCGGTCACTTCGTGTGGGTCGGCGAGCGCACCCGGCAGATGGACGGCGCGCACCTCGATTTCGTGTCGCGCATCGCCAACCCGATCGGCGTCAAGCTCGGGCCTACCACGACGCCGGAGTTCGCCGCCGAGCTGGTCGAACGGCTCGACCCGCACAACCAGGCCGGACGGCTGACCCTGATCAGCCGGATGTCCAACGCCAAGGTGCGCGACGCGCTGCCGCCGATCGTGGAGAAGGTGGAGTCGACCGGGCACCGGGTCGTCTGGCAGTGCGACCCGATGCACGGCAACACCGAGGAGACCGCGGACGGCGTGAAGACGCGCCACCTGGACCGCATCATCGACGAGGTCGACGGCTTCTTCGACGTCCACGCCGAGCTGGGCACGCACCCGGGCGGGCTGCACGTCGAGCTCACCGGCGACGACGTCACCGAGTGCATCGGCGGCACGGCCGAGCTCACGCCCGACGACCTCGGCCGCCGCTACGAGACCGCCTGCGACCCGCGGCTCAACATCGAGCAGTCGCTCGAGCTCGCGTTCCGGGTCGCCGAACGGCTCGTGGCCGAGCGACGCTCGCGGGCCGCGGAGTGACGACCCCGGCTCTGGTCGACCTCCGCTCGGACACCGTCACCCGGCCCACGGCGGCGATGCGGGCGGCGATGGCCGAGGCCGTGGTCGGCGACGACGTCTACGGCGAGGACCCCACGGTCAACGCGCTGGAGGAGCGCGTCGCGGCTTTGCTCGGGCACGAGGCGGGGCTGTTCGTCCCGTCCGGCTCGCTGGGCAACCAGCTGGGCCTGCGGCTGCACGCGGCGCCCGGGCAGGAGATCGTCTGCGACCAGCTGGCCCACATCGCGCGCGCCGAGCTGGGCGCCGCGGCGGCCTTCTCGGGCATCACGTTCCGCACCTGGCCGGCGGAGCGCGGCCTGCTCGACGTGGACGCCGTCGCCGGGCTGATCGCCCCCGACGCCGGCCCGTACCTCGTCTCGACCACCGCGATCGCCGTCGAGAACACCCACAACTTCGGCGGCGGCACCGTGCAGCCGGCCGCGGCGGTCGCGGCGGTCGCCCGGTTGGCGCGCGACCACGGCCTCGGCCTGCACCTGGACGGCGCGCGGCTCTGGAACGCCCACGTGGCGACCGGCACGCCGCTGGCCGAGCTGGCCGCGCCGTTCGACACCGTGTCGGTGTGCCTGTCCAAGGGCCTCGGCGCGCCGGTGGGGTCGGTGCTGGTGGCCTCGGCCGAGCGGATCGCGGCGGCCCGCGTCTGGCGCAAGCGTTACGGCGCCGGCATGCGGCAGGCGGGCATCCTGGCGGCGGCCGGGCACCACGCGCTCGACCACCATGTCGAGCGGCTCGCCGACGACCACGCGCGGGCCGCCCGCCTCGGCGCGGCCCTCGGCGTCGACGCCGCGACCGTCGAGACCAACATCGTCGTCCTGCGCGTGCCCGACGCCGCGGCGGTAGCGCAGACCGCCGCCGCAGCGGGCGTCCTGGTCTCGGCGCTCGGGCCGCGCCTGCTGCGCCTCGTCACGCACCTCGACGTCGACGACGCGGGCGTGGAGCGCGCCGTCGAGGTGCTGGCCCCCCTCGCCGCCGGGAGCTGACCGACCGGCCCGCGAGGGCAGGGCTCGTCGGCCGGCCGCGGCGCGTGCTCAGCCGGCGAGGTGCGCGGCGCTGGTACGTCCGAGCAGCGGGGGCAGCGTCGCGACCGCCTCGGCGAGCTCGTCGAGCACGTCGCCGACGAGCGCCTGCGCGCCGTCGCACAGCGCGGTCTCCGGGTTGGGGTGGACGTCGACCATCACGCCGTCGGCACCGGCGGCGATGCCCGCCCGCGCGAGCGGGACGACGAGGTCGCGCCGGCCGGCCGCGTGCGACGGGTCGACGATCACCGGCAGGTGCGACAGCCGCTGCACCATGGGCACGGCCGAGACGTCGAGCATGTTGCGGATCGCCGGCTCGAAGGAGCGGACGCCGCGCTCGCACAGCACGATGTCGAGGTTGCCGCGCTGCGCGATGTACTCGGCGGCCATGAGCCATTCCTCGTAGGTGGCGGTGAGGCCGCGCTTGAGCATGACCGGCTTGCCCGAGCGACCGACGGCCTGCAGCAGCCCGAAGTTCTGCATGTTGCGGGTGCCGATCTGCAGCATGTCGGCGTACTCGGCGACGACGTCCACGTCGGCGGCGTCCACGACCTCGGTGACGATCGGCAGCTGCACCTCGTCGCGGATCTCGGCGAGGATGCGCAGCCCCGCCTCGCCCAGCCCCTGGAACGCGTACGGGCTGGTGCGCGGCTTGTAGGCGCCGCCGCGCAGCAGGGTGGCGCCGGCCCGCCGGGCCATGAGCGCGGCGCCCAGCGTCTGCTCGGGGGTCTCGACGGCACACGGGCCGGCGATGAGGGTGAAGGTGTCGGGCCCGATGGGCACGCCGCCGACGCGGATCGTGGTGCGCGTCGCGGCGCCGCCGGCGTTCTGCGCCGACACGAGCTTGTACGGCGCGGTGATGCGCATGGTCTCGACGACGCCGGGGAGGCCCGCCGCGTCGAGCGTCTCGAGGACGTCCTCGGTGCCGACCACGCCGACGATCGTGCGCATGACCCCGCGGCTGACGAACGCCTGCCCGCCGTGCGCCTGGATGTGGGTGACGACGCCGTCGACGTCGGTGTCCGATGCGCCGGGCGCCATGACGATGACCATCGGGCGAGCCTAGCGATCGTGACCGGTTCGACCTGCATCGTCGTGGCCGGAGCCACGGTCATGCAGGTCGAACCGGATGGCCGAGCGCCCGTCCGAGCTGGCGCACGACCGATTCGGGGTCGGTACGGACGACGGCGCTGGGGAATCGCAGGACCAGCGCATCGGCGAGCGCGAGCTCGTTCTGCCGCAGTTGGTCGTCCCACCAGCGTGCCTGCGACAGGTGCAGCGCGCCGTCGATCTCGACCACGATGAGCCGCCCGTCGGCCCGCCGCCACGTGGCGTCGAGATAGCGCCGACGCCCCGACGGTTCGCGTCGGACTGCTTGCTGCACCGGGGCGGGGAGGCCGTGGCGGCGACACAGTCGGACGAAGTCGATCTCGCTCAGCGCGTCCGCGCCCTGTTCGATGTCGCCGAGCGCCAGCAGCATCGCGGCGCGGTGTCGGGCACGCGGTGATGTCGCGAGCACGCCGCGCACACTCCCCGGAGCCACGATGTGCTGTTGCACGGCGGCGGCCAGCAGGCCGCAGGCCGCACGGGGCGAGGCCAGCGAGCCCGCCGCGACGACGACCGCCTGCCGGGGGACCTGCGTACGGGACCGCGCGCAGCGACGGACCGCCTGCCAGTTGCGGGTCTCGAGGAAGGTCGTCGTCACCGGCGCCACCGACGAGCAGCGAGAGCCCCGGCGGGTGAGCACGTGCGCGTCGACACGATCCCAGCCGCGCAGCCCCACCAGCTCCAGCGCGCTGAACGAGGCGACCAAGGCGCCGGGGGAGCCGTGCGCCCGCGCGACGAAGAGGCGCTCCCGGCGACTCAGTGGGCCGTTGTGCAGGACGATCGCGCGTCCCCACCGACGCCAGCGACCCGCATCGAGCTGGGCGCGTATCCGCGCCTCGCTGTACCGGGTGCGCAACGTCGGCCACGTCGCGACGGCGGCCTCCTCGGCGAATCGGACGGTCACGCCGGTCGAGCCTGCCGCAACCGCGAGATCGGCGTCGGCGCCCTGTGGACGAACGGTTCGACCTGCATCGTCGTGGCCCGCGCCGCGCCGATGCAGGTCGGACTCGCGTCAGGTGGCGGCGCGCAGCCGCTGCAGCAGGGCGATGTCGGCGGCGTGGTCGGTGTCGGCCGTCTCGACCACCATCGGGACGCGGCGCGTGACCGGGCTCGTGAACAGGGCCGCGAAGGCGGCCCCGCCGTCGGCGGCACCGATCGTGCCGCGGCCCAGGGCCGCGTGGCGGTCCCGTCGCGAGCCGGCGGCATCGCGGCTGTCGTTGACGTGGACGAGCCCGATCCGACCGCGTCCGGCGGCGCGGCCGTAGGCCCGCAGGGCCGTGGCGAACGACGCCGCCGTCGCCAGGTCGTGCCCGGCCGCGTGCACGTGACAGGTGTCGAGGCAGACGCCGACCCGCTCGTCGCGGCCGAGGACGTCGAGGTAGGCGCCG is a window of Jatrophihabitans endophyticus DNA encoding:
- a CDS encoding class II 3-deoxy-7-phosphoheptulonate synthase, whose protein sequence is MTAPTDAADPRDELAESLDAWRTRPAAQQPRWPDDVALREVALTLAGMPPLVVASEVDQLRERLAAVARGEAFLLQGGDCAETFVTSSQADIAGKVRVLLQMSVVLTYGASMPVVKLGRIAGQYAKPRSSDLDPSGKPSYRGDMVNDLHGERTPDPRRILQAYSTAASTLNLLRAYAGGGLAALDRVHAWNTAFARTTHTGARYEKLAAEIDRAVRFMRACGVDDAALEGVELYSSHEALILEYERALTRIEVDGLDGARAYDLSGHFVWVGERTRQMDGAHLDFVSRIANPIGVKLGPTTTPEFAAELVERLDPHNQAGRLTLISRMSNAKVRDALPPIVEKVESTGHRVVWQCDPMHGNTEETADGVKTRHLDRIIDEVDGFFDVHAELGTHPGGLHVELTGDDVTECIGGTAELTPDDLGRRYETACDPRLNIEQSLELAFRVAERLVAERRSRAAE
- a CDS encoding threonine aldolase family protein, with product MRAAMAEAVVGDDVYGEDPTVNALEERVAALLGHEAGLFVPSGSLGNQLGLRLHAAPGQEIVCDQLAHIARAELGAAAAFSGITFRTWPAERGLLDVDAVAGLIAPDAGPYLVSTTAIAVENTHNFGGGTVQPAAAVAAVARLARDHGLGLHLDGARLWNAHVATGTPLAELAAPFDTVSVCLSKGLGAPVGSVLVASAERIAAARVWRKRYGAGMRQAGILAAAGHHALDHHVERLADDHARAARLGAALGVDAATVETNIVVLRVPDAAAVAQTAAAAGVLVSALGPRLLRLVTHLDVDDAGVERAVEVLAPLAAGS
- the aroF gene encoding 3-deoxy-7-phosphoheptulonate synthase, which codes for MVIVMAPGASDTDVDGVVTHIQAHGGQAFVSRGVMRTIVGVVGTEDVLETLDAAGLPGVVETMRITAPYKLVSAQNAGGAATRTTIRVGGVPIGPDTFTLIAGPCAVETPEQTLGAALMARRAGATLLRGGAYKPRTSPYAFQGLGEAGLRILAEIRDEVQLPIVTEVVDAADVDVVAEYADMLQIGTRNMQNFGLLQAVGRSGKPVMLKRGLTATYEEWLMAAEYIAQRGNLDIVLCERGVRSFEPAIRNMLDVSAVPMVQRLSHLPVIVDPSHAAGRRDLVVPLARAGIAAGADGVMVDVHPNPETALCDGAQALVGDVLDELAEAVATLPPLLGRTSAAHLAG
- a CDS encoding PDDEXK family nuclease, which translates into the protein MTVRFAEEAAVATWPTLRTRYSEARIRAQLDAGRWRRWGRAIVLHNGPLSRRERLFVARAHGSPGALVASFSALELVGLRGWDRVDAHVLTRRGSRCSSVAPVTTTFLETRNWQAVRRCARSRTQVPRQAVVVAAGSLASPRAACGLLAAAVQQHIVAPGSVRGVLATSPRARHRAAMLLALGDIEQGADALSEIDFVRLCRRHGLPAPVQQAVRREPSGRRRYLDATWRRADGRLIVVEIDGALHLSQARWWDDQLRQNELALADALVLRFPSAVVRTDPESVVRQLGRALGHPVRPA